A single genomic interval of Ornithinimicrobium humiphilum harbors:
- a CDS encoding FecCD family ABC transporter permease, producing MTTTHPPRPADALEDAARRAYRLPLPAVLGASAVLILVGLASVSQGAAGLPLEGVARSLVGALPWVDVPQTLTPQQESLLWQIRLPRTVLGGLVGASLAMAGAGYQGVFRNPLADPYLLGVSAGAGLGAVLALGFGLDLSWGPVGALPAAAFVGAVLAVTGSVVVARGSFRDPATLLLAGVAMAALFSATQTFALQKLDESRSREVLSWLFGRLATHGWQPVTLLLPYVLLAGVVLLLHARHLDVLRLGDDEARALGLHPARSRLVVVGAATLITAAAVSVSGLIAFVGLVTPHLVRLLVGHSYRVIVPLSGLVGAAFLALTDIGARTLAAPAELPVGIITAFVGAPFFCIVLWRGRHDA from the coding sequence ATGACCACCACCCACCCGCCCCGGCCGGCGGACGCGCTGGAGGACGCCGCCCGGCGGGCCTACCGGCTGCCGCTGCCGGCGGTGCTCGGCGCCTCGGCCGTCCTGATCCTCGTCGGGCTGGCGTCCGTCTCCCAGGGCGCGGCCGGGCTGCCCCTGGAGGGGGTGGCGCGCTCCCTCGTGGGCGCGCTGCCCTGGGTCGACGTGCCGCAGACCCTGACCCCGCAGCAGGAGTCGCTGCTGTGGCAGATCCGCCTGCCCCGGACCGTCCTGGGCGGCCTCGTCGGGGCGTCGCTGGCGATGGCCGGCGCCGGCTACCAGGGCGTCTTCCGCAACCCGCTCGCCGACCCCTACCTGCTCGGGGTCTCGGCCGGGGCCGGCCTCGGCGCCGTGCTCGCGCTCGGCTTCGGGCTCGACCTGTCCTGGGGCCCGGTCGGCGCGCTGCCGGCCGCCGCCTTCGTCGGCGCGGTCCTGGCGGTGACCGGTTCGGTGGTCGTGGCGCGGGGCTCCTTCCGGGACCCCGCGACGCTGCTCCTCGCCGGGGTCGCGATGGCTGCCCTCTTCTCCGCCACCCAGACCTTCGCCCTGCAGAAGCTCGACGAGTCGCGCTCCCGAGAGGTGCTCTCGTGGCTCTTCGGACGGCTGGCGACGCACGGCTGGCAGCCGGTCACGCTGCTGCTGCCCTACGTCCTGCTCGCCGGCGTCGTCCTCCTGCTCCACGCCCGGCACCTCGACGTGCTGCGGCTCGGTGACGACGAGGCGCGCGCCCTGGGCCTGCACCCGGCGCGCTCCCGACTCGTCGTCGTCGGTGCGGCCACGCTCATCACCGCGGCCGCGGTGTCCGTGAGCGGGCTCATCGCCTTCGTCGGGCTCGTCACCCCCCACCTGGTCCGGCTCCTCGTGGGCCACTCCTACCGGGTCATCGTCCCCCTCTCGGGGCTGGTCGGAGCCGCCTTCCTGGCGCTGACCGACATCGGGGCCCGCACCCTGGCCGCCCCGGCCGAGCTGCCCGTGGGGATCATCACGGCCTTCGTCGGGGCACCCTTCTTCTGCATCGTCCTGTGGCGCGGGAGGCACGACGCATGA
- a CDS encoding ABC transporter ATP-binding protein, translated as MTTADLTPAAALRAHDLRVAYDGTEVLRGMDLELRTGEWLGLIGPNGSGKSTLLRALVGLVPSSGSVELGTGGTPGPTDLSLMPQSPELPPGMTVVEYVLLGRTAHLGWLRSESESDRRVAIDVLRRLGLASFAGRTVRQLSGGEAQRVVIARALAQQSPVLLLDEPTSALDVGHQVEVLELVDELRREDGLTVVAAMHDLGTAARYADRLALLDRGSLAALGSPAEVLSEDLVSRVYGHPVRVHELDGHLVVVPAPRVPRRTGAPGPVPLPVRTRPQRPDLGVS; from the coding sequence ATGACCACCGCCGACCTGACCCCCGCCGCCGCCCTGCGCGCGCACGACCTGCGGGTCGCCTACGACGGCACCGAGGTGCTCCGCGGCATGGACCTCGAGCTCCGCACCGGGGAGTGGCTCGGCCTCATCGGCCCCAACGGCTCGGGCAAGTCGACCCTGCTGCGGGCGCTCGTCGGGCTCGTGCCCAGCTCCGGCTCGGTCGAGCTGGGCACGGGCGGGACGCCCGGGCCGACCGACCTCTCCCTCATGCCGCAGTCCCCCGAGCTGCCCCCCGGGATGACCGTCGTCGAGTACGTCCTCCTCGGGCGCACCGCCCACCTGGGCTGGCTGCGCTCGGAGTCCGAGTCCGACCGCAGGGTCGCCATCGACGTGCTGCGCCGGCTGGGCCTGGCGTCCTTCGCCGGGCGCACCGTGCGCCAGCTCTCGGGCGGCGAGGCGCAGCGCGTCGTCATCGCCCGCGCCCTCGCCCAGCAGTCGCCCGTCCTGCTCCTCGACGAGCCCACCAGCGCCCTCGACGTCGGCCACCAGGTGGAGGTCCTCGAGCTCGTCGACGAGCTGCGGCGCGAGGACGGCCTCACCGTCGTGGCGGCCATGCACGACCTGGGCACGGCCGCCCGCTACGCCGACCGGCTGGCCCTCCTGGACCGCGGCTCGCTGGCCGCGCTCGGCTCCCCGGCCGAGGTGCTCTCGGAGGACCTCGTCTCCCGCGTCTACGGCCATCCCGTGCGCGTCCACGAGCTCGACGGCCACCTGGTCGTCGTGCCCGCGCCTCGCGTCCCCCGCCGGACCGGGGCACCCGGCCCCGTGCCGCTTCCCGTCCGGACCCGTCCACAACGGCCTGACCTGGGGGTATCGTGA